In the Streptomyces sp. 3214.6 genome, TTCGTCCCCGCGCGCGGTCAGACAGTCGAATAAGTCCTCCCGGAAGCGTGACGCTTGCGCGAACGCCTCCGCCGGAACAGCATCAGGCAGCAGACTCACCTTCACGGCCTTCGTACTGGTCAAGTGCCTCTTTGGTCGGAGCACATGATCGTGCGGAGGCCGCCCGCACGTCCGCCGAACAGCGGAAGCAGAGATCAAGTTCGAGTGCCGTTCGGACGCTGGTAAGCAGGTCAGGCGGCAACCAGTGAGGCGTGGATCCGGCTGACGGCACGCAGGATCTCGTCTCGGTTCTTCGCCCTCTTGATCCATGCCGGAAGACGGGCCACCAAGGTCATCTTCTGTCCGGTGTCGTACCAGGGCGCTCGTTCCCGCAGCGACGCCTGGACGAAACGACGGATCAAGTCGAGATGTTCGAGGTTGTACGCCCACAACCACCCGTGCCGGGTCTCGACCTGGAGCCACAGCGGCATACCGAAGTACGGATCCGTCGCTGGTTGAGCTGTGCCGGCAGAGAGCGTGACAAGGCGGCCGCTCCACACCCGCGACAGTCCGCAGCCATGACAGACCAGGCGCCGCGGCGTGAACAGAATCCGCCCCCCAGGACTGGCGTCTTCGGGCGCCGGAACGACACGGGCGGCCTTCTCACAACCGGGGCACCGCACCATGATCAAGGTGATGAAGTCGTACTCGGTGCTGCGCGGGTCCCGGAACCGAGCAGAGAACGTGGCCATGCGGTGAGTATGCAACTGCCTTGCAGAACAGCGCATCCCGATTCGACCGCTCATGCTCAGGCCCGCCAGCCACCCTGCCAGGGCCAGACGGAGGTTAAAGAACAAGCTCAGCTGGACTCGCGCACCACCAGCCGGCACGGCACGGTGTGCACGCCGGGCCGTGGCTCGGTGTCGATCGCCCGGAGCAGTTCCAGGGCCGCGATCCGGCCGATCTCGGTGAGGTTGGTGTCGATGGTGGTGAGGGGCGGGCGGCTGGCCAGCGCCATGGTGTCCCAATTGTCGTAGCCGACCACGGCGATGTCGCCGGGGACCGACACTCCGCGCTCGCGCAGCGCGTCCGCCACGCCCCGGGCGATCTGGTCGTTGCCGCAGAAGAACGCGTCGGTGTCGGGGGCGGTGCGCAGTACGGCGTCGGCCGCGCGCCGGCCCCAGGCCTCGCTCCACTCACCGAAGTGGATCCGTCCGGTCGACGGTTCGAGTGAGGCGCTCGCCAGTTGCCCGACCGCGTACTGGGCGCGTTCGCGGGCGGCGGCGTGGTGTTCCGGGCCGGTGACGTGGGCGATCCGGGTGCGTCCGGTGGCCACCAGGTGCTCGATCGCCAATCGCGCGCCGCCTCGGTCATCGGTGACGACGGAGGTGTCGCGGGGGTCGGTGGACGGGGACAGCGCGTAGACGACGGGGACGGACTCGACGCCGGGCAGGGGCGGCCGGGGGTCCGTGCGGCGGCCGGTGACGATGATGCCGTCCACCCTGCGGTCCATGAGGTTGCGCAGATGGTGCTGCTCGCGGATGGCGTCACCCCGGGTGTCGCACAGCAGGACGGAGATCTTCCCGGCGCCCAGCGCGTCCTCCGCGCCGAGCAGTACGGGTGTGCTGAACCGGCCTATCCCGTCGGTCGTCATCAGGCCGACCGTCCAGCTGCGGCCACTGTGCAGGCTCTGCGCGTGCTGATTGGGCCTGAATCCCAGCTCCGCGACCGCGTCCAGCACCCGTTGACGCGTCTCGGGACGCATCCGTCCGCCGCCGTTCAACGCCTTGGAGGCCGTGCCGACGCTGACGCCGGCGAGGGCGGCGACATCGGTCAGCCGGGCCCGGCCGTCAGGGAGAGAGCCTGGAGCAGAGGTCACGGGCAAACCTTTTCCTCGATGCCTCGATGATACGGACGCCCGACATGGTGGCAGGCGGCGGAGCCTTACGCCAGCCCGCGGGAAAAACGAAAAAACTCTTGCGGCGTCTCTTGACCGGATAGGTCCACTGCCCTCTACTTTCACGACGAGAAAACGGTTGCGCAAAACAAGCCCCGACGAGCTCGTCGCTCACCCTCGGCGCCCTCACCCCCGGAGAGTCATGCCCCGCACCCGCTCCACCCCGCCCGCCCCGGGACCGGTCCGCCTCGGCCCCGAAGCCCAGGCCGCGCTGCGCCCCGCCGCCGTCGGCATCGACACGGGTTTCTGGCACCACCGCCGTACGACCAACGCGCACGTCTCCCTTCCGCAGGGACCCGGTCTGCTGGAGTCCGCGGGGAACCTGCACAACCTGCGGCTCGCGGCCGGCGCCGCCGAGGGCGAGTTCCGGGGCGCGTACCCCTTCGTGGACACGGATGTCTACAAGTGGCTGGAGGCGGCCTCCTGGCAGCTCGCCCAGGCCCCGGACGCCGAACTCGCCGCCGAACTCGCCGCCGAGGTCTCCCGGATCGTCGACCTGGTCGCCGCCGCCCAGCAGCCCGACGGCTATCTCAACACCTGGTTCCAGCTGGTCAAGGACGGGCAGCGCTACCAGGACCTGCGCTGGGGCCACGAGTTGTACTGCGCGGGCCATCTCATCCAGGCCGCGGTCGCCCACCACCGCACCACCGGACGCCGCGAACTCCTCGACGTGGCGGTCCGGTTCGCCGACCAGGTCGACTCCGTCTTCGGCCCGCCCGGCAGCGGCAAACCCATCGACGGCGTCGACGGTCACCCCGAGGTCGAGACCGCTCTGGTGGAGCTGTACCGGGAGACCGGGGAGCGCCGCTACCTGGAGCTGGCCGGCTACTTCGTCGACCGGTACGGTCACGGTCTGCTGGGCGGCGAGGCCTACTGCCAGGACCGGGTTCCGCTGCGTGAGGCGACCAACGTCGAGGGGCACGCCGTACGGCAGTTGTATCTGCTGGCGGGAGCGGCCGACCTGGCGACGGAGACCGGGGACGCCGAACTGCGGGCGGCGGGCGAGCGGTTGTGGCGGGCGATGACCGCGACCAAGACCCACCTCACCGGCGGCCTCGGCGCGCACCACGACGAGGAGGACTTCGGGGACCCGTACGAGCTGCCCAACGAGCGCGCCTACTGCGAGACCTGCGCCGCCATCGCCTCGGTCCAGTGGAGCTGGCGGATGGCCCTGCTCACGGGGGAGGCCCGCTACTCCGACCTGATCGAACGCACCCTGTACAACGGCTTCCTGGCGGGTGTCTCCCTGGACGGCGAGCGCTGGCTGTACGTCAACCCGCTCCAGGTCCGCGACGGTCACACCGACACCGGCGGCGACCAGTCGGCCCGCCGCACCCGCTGGTTCCGCTGCGCCTGCTGCCCGCCCAACGTGATGCGGCTGCTGGCGAGCCTGGAGCACTACCTGGCCAGCACCGACGACACGGGCCTGCAGATCCACCAGTACGTCGCCGGGCGCTACACCGCCGAGGGCGTCGCCGTACGCGCCGAGACCGAGTACCCCTGGCAGGGCACCGTCCGCCTCACCGTCGAGGAGACCCCCGTCGACCGTCCCTGGACGCTGTCCCTGCGCGTCCCGCAGTGGTGCCGCGACTTCCGGGTGCGCTGCGGGGAGCAGACGTACGACACGGCGGTGTCGGACGGCTGGCTGCGTCTGGAGCGCACCTGGGCGCCCGGCGACGAAGTGGTCCTGGAGCTGGGGCTGGAACCCCGGCTGACCACGGCCGACCCCCGGGTGGACGCGGTACGCGGCTGTGTCGCGATCGAGCGCGGGCCGCTCGTGTACTGCCTGGAGCAGGCCGACCACCCGGGCGGTGGCCTGGACGACCTCGTCCTCGACCCGACCCGGCCGCTCGCCGTGAAGCACCGCCCGGACCTGCTCGGTGGTGTCACCACGGTCGTGGCGGCCGGCCACCGGCGCACCGTGCCCGAGCGGGACTGGTGGCCGTACACCCCCACGGACACCGCGCGGGCCGCCGGGCCCGCCGCCGGCGATCCCGTAGAGCTGACCGCCGTCCCCTACTACGCGTGGGCCAACCGTGAGGACGGCAGCATGCGCGTCTGGCTGCCCCTCTCCTGAACTCCCCCTGCTTCTGCGCCACTTCTCTACGACAACGAGGTCACCCCGTGATACCGACCCGCCGTACCCTCCTCGCCGCGCTCGCCGCGGTCGGCACTCTCGCCTCCCTCACCGCCTGTTCAAGCGGCTCCGACGGCTCGGGATCCTCCGACGCAGCCGGCGGGACCTACACCTTCTGGGACCCGTACCCGCAGTTCGACGCGTCCTCGCCGTGGGGCAAGCGCGTCGGCGAGTGCGGGACGAAGGCGGGCGTCACCGTCAAGCGAACCGCGTACGACACCACCGACCTCGGCAACAAGGCGCTGCTCGCCGCCCAGCAGGGCAACGCGCCCGATGTGATGCTGGTGGACAACCCGGTCGTCTCCACGCTGGTCGAGGCGGGCATCCTCAACAAGACGAGCGACCTCGGCCTCGACACCAAGTCGATCCAGCAGAACATCATCGGCGCGGGCACCATCGACAACGCCTCCTACGGCATCCCGATCGGAGCCAAC is a window encoding:
- a CDS encoding LacI family DNA-binding transcriptional regulator, yielding MTSAPGSLPDGRARLTDVAALAGVSVGTASKALNGGGRMRPETRQRVLDAVAELGFRPNQHAQSLHSGRSWTVGLMTTDGIGRFSTPVLLGAEDALGAGKISVLLCDTRGDAIREQHHLRNLMDRRVDGIIVTGRRTDPRPPLPGVESVPVVYALSPSTDPRDTSVVTDDRGGARLAIEHLVATGRTRIAHVTGPEHHAAARERAQYAVGQLASASLEPSTGRIHFGEWSEAWGRRAADAVLRTAPDTDAFFCGNDQIARGVADALRERGVSVPGDIAVVGYDNWDTMALASRPPLTTIDTNLTEIGRIAALELLRAIDTEPRPGVHTVPCRLVVRESS
- a CDS encoding glycoside hydrolase family 127 protein: MPRTRSTPPAPGPVRLGPEAQAALRPAAVGIDTGFWHHRRTTNAHVSLPQGPGLLESAGNLHNLRLAAGAAEGEFRGAYPFVDTDVYKWLEAASWQLAQAPDAELAAELAAEVSRIVDLVAAAQQPDGYLNTWFQLVKDGQRYQDLRWGHELYCAGHLIQAAVAHHRTTGRRELLDVAVRFADQVDSVFGPPGSGKPIDGVDGHPEVETALVELYRETGERRYLELAGYFVDRYGHGLLGGEAYCQDRVPLREATNVEGHAVRQLYLLAGAADLATETGDAELRAAGERLWRAMTATKTHLTGGLGAHHDEEDFGDPYELPNERAYCETCAAIASVQWSWRMALLTGEARYSDLIERTLYNGFLAGVSLDGERWLYVNPLQVRDGHTDTGGDQSARRTRWFRCACCPPNVMRLLASLEHYLASTDDTGLQIHQYVAGRYTAEGVAVRAETEYPWQGTVRLTVEETPVDRPWTLSLRVPQWCRDFRVRCGEQTYDTAVSDGWLRLERTWAPGDEVVLELGLEPRLTTADPRVDAVRGCVAIERGPLVYCLEQADHPGGGLDDLVLDPTRPLAVKHRPDLLGGVTTVVAAGHRRTVPERDWWPYTPTDTARAAGPAAGDPVELTAVPYYAWANREDGSMRVWLPLS